The following proteins come from a genomic window of Nostoc sp. TCL26-01:
- a CDS encoding serine/threonine-protein kinase: MEVYCTRPRCPSPQNHFSDLDDIATLRTAQQKYCISCGMPLMLDGRYVPNKLLGRGGFGSAFLARDRRIPGMRSCVVKQFQPVGNLTPEQREIAEKLFEREAEVLAYIGEEHEQIPNLFAYFPMTVTNSQPGQEDQFFYLVQEYIDGQNLEAELAQKGKFSEQQAIDLLQEILPILKFIHDKHIIHRDIKPSNIMRRRDGKLVLLDFGAVKQVTTVSAVGAGSSTGIYTPGFAAPEQITGNQVFPATDLYALAATILNLLTGEEPTKLIDPQTNKWIWRQHANVNRHLAYILDKMLLPAVKERFPSADEVLVAIAQYLAPPTVSLPAKSRKSPATFSTQELLAGAAFSGFEGAFIAIASSSLIQSPIISVSLSAVILGLLIFAQSRRWIEKIDLLIIAGVSLAILLFIPGITFPQVVVLPVAASLIAIAATAIFRLVYKLLSRII; this comes from the coding sequence ATGGAAGTCTACTGTACTCGTCCACGTTGTCCCAGTCCACAAAATCATTTTTCCGATTTAGATGACATCGCCACATTAAGAACCGCACAGCAGAAATACTGCATCAGTTGTGGTATGCCTCTGATGTTAGATGGTCGCTACGTACCAAACAAGTTATTGGGTAGAGGTGGTTTTGGTTCTGCATTCCTAGCACGCGATCGCCGGATTCCTGGAATGCGTTCCTGTGTAGTGAAGCAGTTCCAACCTGTCGGCAATTTAACACCAGAACAAAGAGAAATTGCCGAAAAACTGTTTGAAAGAGAAGCAGAAGTATTAGCTTACATAGGCGAAGAACACGAACAAATTCCCAATTTATTCGCCTATTTTCCCATGACAGTTACCAACTCTCAACCAGGACAAGAAGACCAGTTTTTTTACTTGGTACAAGAATACATTGATGGGCAAAACTTAGAAGCAGAATTAGCCCAAAAAGGTAAATTTTCCGAACAGCAAGCCATAGATTTACTGCAAGAAATTCTCCCCATCCTCAAATTTATCCACGATAAACACATCATTCACCGAGACATCAAACCTTCTAACATTATGCGTCGTCGGGATGGCAAACTCGTACTACTCGATTTTGGTGCAGTTAAACAAGTCACAACTGTCTCGGCTGTTGGTGCTGGTTCTTCCACCGGCATCTATACTCCGGGCTTTGCCGCACCTGAACAAATCACAGGCAATCAAGTATTTCCTGCCACAGACTTATACGCGCTAGCTGCAACTATTCTCAACCTCTTGACAGGAGAAGAACCGACTAAATTGATTGATCCTCAAACAAATAAATGGATCTGGCGACAGCACGCGAATGTCAATCGTCATCTGGCTTATATTTTAGACAAAATGCTCTTACCTGCTGTCAAAGAGCGTTTTCCCTCAGCCGACGAAGTACTAGTGGCGATCGCTCAGTACTTAGCACCCCCAACAGTCTCACTACCTGCCAAATCCAGAAAATCTCCAGCAACTTTCTCCACTCAGGAATTATTAGCAGGTGCGGCGTTTAGTGGCTTTGAAGGCGCATTTATTGCGATCGCCTCCTCCTCTCTCATCCAATCACCCATAATTTCTGTGAGTCTGTCAGCTGTAATATTAGGATTGTTGATATTTGCCCAAAGCAGACGATGGATCGAAAAAATTGATTTGTTAATCATTGCTGGCGTTAGTTTGGCTATTCTTTTGTTTATTCCGGGAATTACCTTTCCACAGGTTGTAGTTTTACCAGTTGCTGCCAGTTTAATCGCGATCGCAGCTACAGCAATATTCCGTCTCGTTTATAAATTACTATCTCGGATAATTTAA